A window of Choloepus didactylus isolate mChoDid1 chromosome 21, mChoDid1.pri, whole genome shotgun sequence contains these coding sequences:
- the LOC119517958 gene encoding mastin-like, with product MLQLLLLTLPCLGGSVPVTPDPDPGQELVGISGGCNVSGRKYPWQASLRSYSKSARGWEHWCGGALINPQWVLTAAHCMEPEDLEACAYRVQVGQLRLCDHNQLMKITQIVRHPDYNASSGAWGGADIALLKLEAPVALSDEISPIGLPSALSRVPVGKTCWVTGWGDIGPGEPLPWPYHLQEVDVHIRDSSTCDRTYRHDVPSNDTGRVIRDDMLCAGAPSRGLCHGDSGGPLVCRWNCTWVQVGIVSWGHHCTIRDLPGVYTRVSSYVSWIRQQISSDVSP from the exons atgctgcagctgctgctcctGACCCTCCCCTGCCTGGGGGGCTCCGTGCCTGTGACCCCAG ATCCCGACCCAGGACAGGAGCTGGTGGGCATCTCTGGGGGCTGCAATGTCTCGGGCAGGAAGTACCCGTGGCAGGCCAGCCTCAGATCCTACAGCAAGAGCGCCCGCGGGTGGGAGCACTGGTGCGGGGGTGCTCTCATCAACCCCCAGTGGGTGCTGACCGCCGCCCACTGTATGGAACC GGAGGACCTGGAGGCCTGTGCCTACAGGGTCCAGGTCGGGCAGCTGAGGCTCTGTGACCACAACCAGCTGATGAAGATCACGCAGATCGTCCGGCACCCCGACTACAACGCCAGCAGTGGGGCTTGGGGGGGCGCAGACATCGCCCTGTTGAAACTGGAGGCCCCCGTGGCACTTTCAGATGAAATCAGCCCCATCGGTCTCCCGAGCGCCCTGTCGAGGGTCCCCGTGGGGAAGACGTGCTGGGTGACCGGCTGGGGGGACATCGGGCCTGGAG AGCCACTGCCCTGGCCTTACCACCTGCAGGAGGTGGACGTCCACATCAGGGACAGCTCCACCTGTGACCGCACCTACCGCCACGATGTGCCGTCCAACGACACCGGGCGGGTCATCAGGGACGACATGCTGTGCGCCGGCGCCCCCAGCCGCGGCCTCTGCCAC GGTGACTCCGGGGGGCCCCTGGTCTGCCGCTGGAACTGCACCTGGGTCCAGGTGGGCATCGTGAGCTGGGGCCACCACTGCACCATCCGTGATCTCCCTGGGGTGTATACCCGCGTGTCGAGCTACGTGTCCTGGATCCGCCAGCAAATCTCCAGCGACGTCAGCCCCTAG
- the LOC119517213 gene encoding uncharacterized protein LOC119517213: MGAAPREANGQRHSRLWWQKPRNNRQLLSSKRIHKLRGIPAGAPGEMRGPARRRPTDEHKRVALTRTCRAGGLRRAGLTEAAVHPAHVRPPAGPLVSGPLLSLHRAVRGLSGRDVFWDLRCRIDSGRDRKMETNKHNTPGGEEKIKAPKGQRRCPSRGEGPLSPTHHSVPAGHRGAPPCLLPDLLSKPGCAWGGETAGVPRALGDSPAGGGPQTPPRLEPGARPDAPSREHRQVCVHPCDTAGRAGRPLRGRRGGDAPPQLCWGPHIRQHHLGVPVRTWPEDTGLGSWAGLPFQASWGAPWGFRSTAPRTGCGPQDSPGCGHSWPRSTRTPAGSVPGAPRAEALSRTRDRSFHRRLCPPKGQVTRGLPWAWDGVRG, encoded by the exons ATGGGTGCAGCCCCTCGGGAAGCAAATGGGCAGCggcat TCTCGCCTGTGGTGgcaaaaacccagaaacaaccgACAACTCCTCAGCTCGAAACGGATTCATAAGCTGCGGGGCATCCCCGCCGGGGCCCCAGGTGAGATGCGGGGACCAGCGAGACGGCGGCCGACAGATGAGCACAAACGTGTGGCGCTGACGAGGACCTGCAGGGCTGGAGGGTTACG ACGCGCGGGACTCACGGAGGCCGCGGTGCATCCTGCACACGTGAGACCACCCGCGGGGCCGCTCGTCTCGGGGCCTTTGCTCTCGCTGCACCGGGCTGTGCGCGGGCTCTCGGGTCGGGACGTGTTTTGGGATTTACGCTGCAGGATCGACAGTGGCCGGGACAGgaagatggaaacaaacaaacacaacacGCCCGGA ggtgaagaaaaaataaaagcgcCTAAAGGTCAAAGAAGATGTCCGTCCCGTGGCGAGGGACCCCTCAGCCCCACACACCACTCAGTCCCAGCCGGCCACCGCGGCGCTCCTCCATGCTTGCTCCCGGACCTGCTTTCTAAGCCGGGGTGTGCGTGGGGAGGGGAGACAGcag GGGTCCCAAGAGCCCTTGGAGACTCCCCAGCAGGAGGTGGGCCGCAGACCCCTCCTCGCCTGGAGCCAGGTGCGAGGCCAG ACGCTCCCTCACGGGAGCACAGGCAGGTGTGTGTGCACCCGTGTGACACCGCAGGCCGCGCCGGGAGGCCCCTCCGAGGACGCCGTGGAGGTGACGCCCCCCCACAGCTGTGCTGGGGACCCCACATTCGACAGCACCACCTCGGGGTGCCTGTCCGCACGTGGCCGGAGGACACTGGCCTGGGGAGCTGGGCAGGTCTGCCCTTCCAGGCCTCGTGGGGGGCTCCTTGGGGCTTCAGAAGCACGGCCCCTCGGACAGGCTGTGGCCCCCAGGACAGCCCTGGCTGCGGTCACTCGTGGCCTCGAAGCACACGCACCCCAGCAGGCTCCGTCCCCGGCGCCCCACGTGCAGAGGCTCTGTCCAGGACCCGGGATCGGAGTTTCCATCGGAGGCTCTGCCCTCCGAAGGGACAGGTGACACGTGGCCTTCCCTGGGCCTGGGACGGGGTCCGAGGGTGA